One part of the Ktedonobacterales bacterium genome encodes these proteins:
- a CDS encoding carbon-nitrogen hydrolase family protein produces the protein MALRVAAVQMNSGDDKAANLAQAEALIERAAQSGAQVIALPELWTYLGPTEGNIPNAEPIPGPTTDRLAALARRHRVTLHCGSMLERPDHPGSDARPYNTAAVLDHDGRLIAKYRKIHLFDAEPYGSAAPYRESDGIQPGDEIVTFEAEGLHIGLATCYDLRFPELFRILALRGAQLIIMGSAFTMQTGRDHWETLVRARAIENGLYLLAPDQVGAHPPKRMAYGRSMIVDPWGTVLAQAPDLPGVISAEISLERLADVRRQIPSLANRQPQAYRWAEEVLTGD, from the coding sequence ATGGCTCTTCGCGTGGCTGCTGTGCAGATGAACTCTGGCGATGACAAAGCCGCCAATCTGGCCCAGGCCGAAGCATTGATCGAGCGCGCGGCGCAAAGTGGCGCGCAGGTGATCGCCTTGCCAGAACTCTGGACCTATCTTGGCCCCACCGAGGGCAACATCCCCAATGCCGAGCCAATCCCTGGCCCAACCACTGACCGCCTCGCCGCGCTTGCCCGCCGCCATCGCGTCACTCTGCACTGTGGCAGCATGCTGGAACGCCCCGATCACCCTGGCTCGGATGCGCGCCCCTATAACACTGCCGCCGTCCTTGACCACGATGGCCGCCTGATCGCCAAATATCGCAAAATCCATCTCTTCGACGCCGAACCCTACGGCAGCGCCGCGCCCTATCGGGAATCTGACGGCATCCAGCCGGGCGACGAGATTGTGACTTTCGAGGCGGAAGGGCTGCATATCGGTCTGGCGACCTGCTACGACCTGCGCTTCCCCGAACTGTTCCGCATCCTGGCGCTGCGCGGCGCGCAGTTGATTATCATGGGGTCGGCCTTCACCATGCAGACGGGCCGCGACCACTGGGAAACGCTGGTGCGCGCCCGCGCCATTGAAAACGGGCTGTATCTGCTCGCCCCCGATCAGGTGGGCGCGCACCCGCCCAAACGCATGGCCTATGGCCGCAGCATGATCGTGGACCCCTGGGGCACGGTGCTTGCCCAGGCGCCCGACCTGCCCGGCGTCATCAGCGCGGAGATCAGCCTGGAGCGCCTGGCCGACGTGCGCCGCCAGATTCCCTCGCTGGCGAATCGGCAGCCACAAGCCTATCGCTGGGCAGAAGAAGTTCTGACAGGCGATTAA
- a CDS encoding zinc-binding dehydrogenase, which translates to MKAIVFHEQGGPEALRYEDVPRPEAGPGEAVIKVLACGVNNLDLRVREGRVPAKVPMPHISGSEAAGEIAELGAEVKGFGVGQMVAIAPYLFCGQCEFCQAGAENECVRGDILGLMSQGAYAEYVKVPAASLVPLPEGVDAVSAAAVGLAAITAWHMLIERARLQPGEDVLVHAAGSGVGSAAIQIAKLTGARVIATAGSAEKLQRAHELGADDVINYNEQDFAQEARRLTGKRGVHVVVEHIGQATWEKSVASLARQGRLVICGTTSGPEGKIDLWSFFAKELSFFGSYGGTRRNLAQMLRLVASGRFKPVIHRTLPLESVAEAQQMMAARTQFGKIIIRPTK; encoded by the coding sequence ATGAAAGCGATAGTATTCCATGAGCAGGGCGGGCCAGAGGCGCTGCGCTATGAGGACGTGCCGCGCCCGGAGGCCGGGCCAGGCGAAGCGGTGATCAAAGTGCTGGCCTGTGGGGTGAATAATCTGGACTTGCGCGTGCGCGAGGGGCGGGTGCCAGCCAAAGTGCCGATGCCGCATATCTCCGGCTCCGAAGCTGCCGGAGAAATTGCCGAACTGGGCGCAGAGGTGAAAGGCTTTGGCGTTGGGCAGATGGTCGCTATCGCTCCTTATCTTTTCTGCGGCCAGTGCGAGTTTTGCCAGGCCGGGGCGGAAAACGAGTGCGTGCGCGGCGACATCCTGGGCTTGATGAGCCAGGGCGCGTATGCTGAATACGTCAAAGTCCCTGCCGCCAGTCTGGTCCCGCTGCCGGAAGGCGTGGATGCGGTCAGCGCCGCCGCCGTCGGTCTGGCGGCCATCACGGCCTGGCATATGCTCATCGAGCGCGCCAGACTCCAGCCCGGCGAAGACGTGCTGGTCCACGCGGCGGGCAGCGGCGTGGGCAGCGCAGCCATTCAGATCGCTAAATTGACCGGCGCGCGCGTCATCGCCACCGCTGGCTCCGCCGAAAAATTGCAGCGGGCGCATGAATTGGGCGCTGACGACGTGATCAACTACAACGAGCAGGACTTCGCCCAGGAAGCGCGGCGGCTAACCGGCAAGCGCGGCGTGCATGTGGTCGTTGAGCATATCGGCCAGGCCACCTGGGAGAAAAGTGTCGCCAGCCTGGCGCGGCAAGGGCGTCTGGTGATCTGCGGCACGACCAGCGGCCCGGAAGGCAAGATTGACCTCTGGAGCTTCTTCGCTAAAGAACTCTCGTTCTTTGGCTCCTATGGCGGCACGCGCCGCAACCTGGCGCAGATGCTCAGGCTGGTTGCCAGTGGGCGCTTCAAGCCGGTCATCCATCGCACCCTGCCCCTGGAATCGGTGGCCGAGGCGCAGCAGATGATGGCCGCTCGCACGCAATTCGGCAAGATCATCATCAGGCCGACAAAGTGA
- a CDS encoding lysylphosphatidylglycerol synthase transmembrane domain-containing protein, with protein MRGRILKTAIHVGRLAASVGLIWLVFYFGHFTFVDITGMLSHVAGWPLAAAAGCYLVAILAASYKWRELLREQGIRVGILRILRLTYIALFYNLVLPGQESGNAVKAVMLGRSSHKANKVWASVLVDQVMVFLATALITVVGLLLNPHLFNWPVWMGLASFFLVSVLGIQALFLSPRVSQPVDRVLRPVSRKLRIPWQRLWPQTHAAPHQQSDTLPGEWLAPLWDGLRSYQTTWHRLGYVLALSLVYQLALVATAYQFGLGLGIHVSFLNLAWVMTLVCIAQALPISFAGVGARDSALIYFLGALGVASGLAIQLSLSLLALNVLMGLPGAIIQFIPDRYLAKQEALLAQREATRWVGQIPLKVHYHPSILPRVVWPPALPAPAYQKER; from the coding sequence TTGCGCGGACGAATACTTAAGACGGCGATTCATGTAGGTCGGTTAGCCGCGAGCGTTGGGCTGATCTGGCTGGTGTTTTATTTTGGTCATTTTACCTTCGTTGATATTACGGGGATGTTGAGCCATGTGGCGGGCTGGCCGCTGGCCGCTGCGGCAGGCTGTTATCTGGTCGCCATCCTGGCGGCGTCCTATAAGTGGCGCGAGTTGCTCCGCGAACAAGGCATTCGGGTCGGCATCTTGCGCATTTTGCGCCTGACCTATATTGCCTTGTTTTATAACCTTGTCCTGCCAGGACAGGAGAGCGGCAACGCTGTGAAAGCGGTGATGCTGGGCCGCTCGTCGCATAAGGCGAACAAAGTCTGGGCTTCGGTGCTCGTCGATCAGGTGATGGTCTTCCTGGCAACGGCGCTCATTACGGTGGTTGGGCTGCTCTTAAACCCTCATCTGTTTAATTGGCCGGTCTGGATGGGTCTGGCGAGCTTCTTTCTGGTAAGCGTGCTGGGTATCCAGGCGCTTTTCCTGAGTCCGCGTGTCTCGCAGCCGGTTGATCGCGTGCTGCGGCCTGTGAGCCGCAAACTGCGCATTCCCTGGCAGCGCCTGTGGCCGCAGACCCACGCTGCTCCGCATCAGCAGAGCGATACCCTGCCAGGGGAGTGGCTGGCGCCTCTGTGGGATGGCCTGCGCTCCTATCAAACGACCTGGCATCGGCTCGGCTATGTGCTGGCTCTGAGCCTGGTCTATCAACTGGCCCTGGTGGCGACGGCCTACCAATTTGGCCTGGGCCTGGGCATCCACGTCTCTTTCCTCAACCTGGCGTGGGTGATGACCCTGGTTTGCATCGCGCAAGCCCTGCCCATTTCGTTTGCCGGGGTGGGCGCGCGCGACAGCGCGCTGATCTATTTCCTGGGCGCGCTGGGCGTGGCGAGTGGCCTGGCGATCCAGCTTTCGCTGAGCTTGCTGGCGCTCAATGTCCTCATGGGCTTGCCCGGCGCGATCATTCAGTTCATTCCTGATCGCTATCTGGCGAAGCAAGAGGCGCTGCTGGCCCAGCGAGAAGCCACGCGCTGGGTTGGGCAGATTCCCCTCAAGGTGCATTATCACCCGTCTATCTTGCCCCGCGTGGTCTGGCCGCCTGCCTTGCCCGCCCCGGCCTATCAAAAAGAGCGGTAG
- a CDS encoding lysylphosphatidylglycerol synthase transmembrane domain-containing protein, with protein MKNTLRYILNPKVIVSTLLSAALLAFVLTIANSGEVGDELQAAVTGAILPAFFLAVLYLVMKLAQWRIYLWRLGLKPGWQELLVPYAGGEMGNSLPMGVYLENYLLKGSMGSGVGRSAAATTWMLITEIVTCLLALVVIGVPDWPWVRPTAAFLLVGMLLVGFFLFRTRFMHTWLRKWQPRQKWLCSVREGIEDFLKGSDQLFSWHTFVYGLPLTGLYLGAQATILYIVGNVVIAPSQHWSWTEAVAAYAFSLVIVLLVPVLPHLGAVEVSGLGVMLQFGISKNVAVGSFLSLRLLSTGAILLVCGTLLIGLHREVGVTIRRLSRKRIPGKKGYSEKEDKSQQLCREEDVTAGAEPCDQEAEAPSHG; from the coding sequence TTGAAGAACACATTGAGATATATTCTGAACCCGAAAGTCATTGTCTCAACGTTGCTCAGCGCCGCGCTTCTGGCGTTCGTGTTGACGATTGCCAATTCAGGAGAGGTCGGCGATGAGTTACAGGCGGCTGTAACGGGCGCGATCCTTCCGGCCTTTTTTCTGGCAGTTTTGTATCTGGTGATGAAGCTGGCCCAATGGAGGATTTACCTGTGGCGGCTGGGCCTGAAGCCGGGCTGGCAAGAACTGCTGGTGCCTTACGCGGGGGGTGAGATGGGCAACAGCCTGCCGATGGGCGTCTACCTGGAAAATTACCTGCTGAAAGGCTCGATGGGTTCCGGGGTGGGGCGCTCGGCGGCGGCAACCACCTGGATGCTGATTACCGAGATTGTCACCTGCCTGCTGGCGCTGGTGGTGATCGGCGTACCCGACTGGCCCTGGGTGCGGCCAACGGCGGCGTTTCTGCTGGTCGGGATGCTGCTGGTCGGCTTCTTCCTCTTCAGAACTCGCTTTATGCACACCTGGCTGAGAAAGTGGCAGCCCCGCCAGAAGTGGCTGTGTTCTGTGCGCGAAGGCATCGAGGATTTCCTGAAAGGCAGCGATCAACTCTTTTCCTGGCATACCTTTGTCTATGGGCTGCCGCTGACCGGATTGTATCTGGGCGCGCAGGCCACCATCCTGTATATAGTCGGCAACGTAGTGATTGCTCCCTCGCAGCACTGGAGCTGGACCGAGGCCGTCGCTGCCTATGCCTTTTCCCTGGTGATTGTGCTGCTGGTTCCGGTCTTGCCACACCTGGGGGCGGTGGAGGTGTCCGGCCTGGGGGTCATGCTCCAGTTCGGCATCAGCAAGAATGTGGCGGTGGGCAGTTTCCTGTCTCTGCGCCTGCTCTCAACAGGCGCGATCCTGCTGGTCTGTGGGACGCTGCTCATTGGCCTGCACCGCGAAGTCGGCGTCACAATTCGTCGGCTGTCTCGTAAACGGATACCGGGAAAAAAGGGCTATAGTGAAAAAGAGGACAAGAGCCAGCAGCTATGCAGGGAGGAAGATGTGACCGCAGGCGCGGAGCCATGCGATCAAGAAGCTGAAGCGCCATCGCATGGCTAA
- a CDS encoding methyltransferase — protein MDSPSTRLLQTHTDVRSGQRLLTLGVAPELAADWAISARIGGGQVWAVADDLCETQATERLAREEHLSALHPLHSADLSELPAQPFDACAVDILGYPSRAYLHRLIYEAARRLEPGGAGALWIAGANDAGIHALEKRLREVWGEVSVLAYKKGHRILHVPRPAELAPLDEAAPEERRLTLRGEKFSLALRPGVFAGGDLDPATRLLANEMEVGDSKAILDLGCGSGILGMLAARLVPHSQVYLTDSSAVALAAAEENCRRSGLTNTRVLASDGVAAVSDQRFDLVLCNPPFHQQRSHSSITALRFIREVGGILAPRGRFYLVASQFLRYEPAMREAFGSVTTIANDRKYKVLLAVGFLAHQ, from the coding sequence ATGGACTCTCCCAGCACACGGCTGCTGCAAACCCATACCGATGTTCGCTCTGGGCAGCGCCTGCTCACCCTGGGCGTTGCCCCGGAACTGGCCGCCGATTGGGCCATCAGCGCCCGCATCGGCGGGGGCCAGGTCTGGGCGGTAGCTGATGATCTTTGCGAGACGCAGGCCACCGAGCGCCTGGCACGCGAAGAGCATCTGAGCGCCCTGCATCCGCTGCACTCCGCCGATCTCTCGGAACTGCCAGCGCAGCCGTTCGACGCCTGCGCGGTAGACATCCTGGGCTATCCTAGCCGCGCCTATCTGCACCGCCTGATCTATGAAGCGGCGCGGCGTTTGGAGCCAGGCGGCGCGGGCGCGCTCTGGATCGCTGGGGCCAACGATGCTGGCATTCACGCGCTGGAAAAGCGGCTGCGCGAGGTTTGGGGCGAGGTAAGCGTGCTGGCCTATAAGAAAGGCCATCGTATCCTGCATGTGCCTCGTCCGGCAGAACTGGCGCCGCTGGATGAAGCCGCCCCCGAAGAGCGACGGCTGACGCTGCGCGGCGAGAAGTTTTCGCTGGCCCTGCGGCCTGGCGTCTTCGCGGGCGGCGATCTTGACCCGGCCACGCGCCTGCTCGCCAACGAGATGGAGGTTGGAGACAGCAAGGCCATCCTCGATCTTGGCTGTGGCTCCGGCATTCTAGGGATGCTGGCAGCGCGGCTGGTCCCGCACAGCCAGGTGTATCTGACCGATTCCAGCGCCGTCGCGCTCGCCGCCGCCGAAGAGAACTGCCGCCGCAGCGGCCTGACCAACACGCGCGTTCTGGCAAGCGACGGCGTGGCCGCCGTGAGCGACCAGCGCTTCGATCTGGTCCTCTGCAACCCACCCTTCCATCAGCAGCGATCCCACAGCAGCATCACCGCCCTGCGCTTCATCCGCGAGGTCGGCGGCATCCTTGCCCCGCGCGGGCGCTTCTATCTCGTCGCCAGCCAGTTCTTGCGCTACGAACCGGCCATGCGCGAAGCCTTTGGCAGTGTGACCACCATCGCCAACGACCGCAAGTACAAAGTGCTGCTGGCGGTTGGCTTCCTCGCTCACCAGTGA
- a CDS encoding methyltransferase domain-containing protein, with translation MPIEEQNAVSEQETSAAPSANENTALPDDASMDVSQYPTIDNDWDKLAAEYPDIYERFANAPNDGALDQAMREIVSFKDKLVLDMGAGTGQYAFGFANEAFRILGMEADPDLLDFDRQVIDEKGYTNIIPFHGLANDLPINDDMIDIALAVTVAPWDQDPLMRLGLRKRMVEETLRILKPGGTFIVVTVPEGAYGGELAPIIFEDINMLPNNSDWDAQLIEDFGFEHKKVESVSDYGSVENAVATYGFIFGHNAIRHLLEHQQQTITWRYRMLWTHKPEAAPDDEQGEPAQEHTEPAQEQAAPAKEQAEPTSTQAKQVEPAQEQAQPIEKQAKSANKPSKPAKDKTKPAKPETAP, from the coding sequence ATGCCGATTGAAGAGCAAAACGCCGTCAGCGAGCAAGAGACATCTGCTGCGCCTAGCGCGAACGAGAACACCGCTCTACCAGATGATGCCAGCATGGATGTTTCGCAGTACCCGACCATTGACAACGACTGGGACAAACTGGCCGCCGAATATCCCGACATCTACGAACGCTTTGCTAATGCCCCCAACGATGGCGCGCTGGACCAGGCTATGCGCGAAATCGTCTCGTTCAAGGACAAGCTGGTGCTGGACATGGGCGCGGGAACCGGGCAGTACGCCTTCGGTTTCGCCAACGAAGCCTTCAGAATCCTGGGGATGGAAGCGGACCCCGATCTGCTGGACTTTGATCGCCAGGTGATTGACGAAAAGGGCTATACGAACATCATCCCGTTTCATGGCCTGGCAAATGACCTACCCATCAACGACGACATGATTGACATCGCCCTCGCCGTCACCGTCGCCCCCTGGGACCAGGACCCGCTGATGCGCCTGGGCCTGCGCAAACGCATGGTAGAAGAAACGCTGCGCATCCTCAAACCCGGCGGGACGTTCATCGTCGTTACCGTTCCAGAGGGCGCGTATGGCGGCGAACTGGCCCCCATCATCTTCGAGGACATCAACATGCTGCCCAATAACAGCGATTGGGACGCGCAGTTGATCGAAGATTTTGGCTTCGAGCACAAAAAGGTCGAAAGTGTCTCTGATTACGGCTCGGTAGAAAACGCTGTCGCCACCTATGGCTTTATCTTTGGACACAACGCCATTCGGCATCTGCTCGAACACCAGCAGCAGACGATTACCTGGCGCTATCGCATGCTCTGGACGCACAAGCCCGAAGCCGCGCCAGACGATGAGCAAGGCGAGCCAGCCCAGGAACATACTGAGCCAGCCCAGGAACAGGCCGCGCCAGCCAAAGAACAAGCCGAACCAACCAGCACGCAAGCGAAGCAGGTCGAGCCAGCCCAGGAGCAGGCACAACCAATTGAAAAGCAGGCGAAGTCGGCCAACAAGCCGTCTAAACCGGCCAAAGACAAAACCAAACCAGCTAAACCGGAAACGGCGCCCTAA